The DNA window CAAACCGTGCTGGGGTGATTTCGTTTTCATAGTTTCCTGCAATCGATAATAAAAATACATTTGATTTTTTCGATCGCTTGCATAGCTCCGCAATCTCTCTTGCATTCGCGCGGAAATGAAGTCAACGCAATGCCAGGCCGCATCTTGCAAACACCGTCTGCTTGCGCACTCTAAAATGCCTTTTTTGGCCTGCAACTTGAAAACCATGGACTTCGAACGTGCCCGTTTCAACATGATCGAGCAGCAGATTCGCCCCTGGGACGTGCTGGATCAAGACGTTCTGGATCTGCTGGGCGCCGTCAAGCGCGAAGACTTCGTGCCCGCGGCTTATCGCAGTTTGGCGTTCACCGACATGGACATTCCCTTGCCCGGCGGCGAGAGCATGTTGTCGCCCAAGCTCGAAGGTCGGCTGCTGCAGGAATTGAACGTGCGCAAACACGAATGGGTGCTGGAGGTGGGCACCGGCAGTGGCTACTTCGCCGCCCTGCTCGGCCATCGCTCCGCCCATGTGCTCAGCCTGGAGATTCACCCCGATCTGGCCGAGACCGCGCAGCACAAGCTGCGTCAGGCTGGTGTGATGAATGCCACCGTGCGCTGCATGGACGCCTCGAAGGAACTGCCCCCGGGCGAGTTCGACGCCATCATGCTGTCCGGTTCAGTCGCGCAGATTCC is part of the Thiomonas sp. X19 genome and encodes:
- a CDS encoding protein-L-isoaspartate O-methyltransferase, whose amino-acid sequence is MDFERARFNMIEQQIRPWDVLDQDVLDLLGAVKREDFVPAAYRSLAFTDMDIPLPGGESMLSPKLEGRLLQELNVRKHEWVLEVGTGSGYFAALLGHRSAHVLSLEIHPDLAETAQHKLRQAGVMNATVRCMDASKELPPGEFDAIMLSGSVAQIPDALVQRLKPGGRLCAIVGQAPMMRAQLLTRTSAVESKVVDLFDTMAPRLHGFPDAPHFRF